Proteins encoded together in one Lathyrus oleraceus cultivar Zhongwan6 chromosome 5, CAAS_Psat_ZW6_1.0, whole genome shotgun sequence window:
- the LOC127080438 gene encoding uncharacterized protein LOC127080438: MVNRNQNIDNVIRHIRHDDMAADNNLVAMIERIMVRNGVNFGLRRPNSTSPLSEYILQTETPLRTKIPKFTKFSGDTTELTIEYVARYLIEAGDISNNENLRIKYFPSSLIKNTFTWFTTLPQNSIHAWNQLERMFHEQFYMGQTKISLKELSTIKRKFVDPVDDYLNRFRLLKARCFTQLERLKEEKDRANKNKRVAYVEFSNDDEWSYNEPLDFNENEIDLAKLKQGPPYACKVLAPSNGKNAIEPGKNDKFPKKTYAFEVTKCDEIFDLLVKDGQMIVSFGAKVSPLEQRKKIGFYKYHSFLGHKTSQCFLFRDLI; this comes from the exons ATGGTAAATAGAAACCAAAATATTGATAATGTCATACGACATATTCGACATGATGATATGGCAGCAGATAACAATCTGGTAGCCATGATCGAAAGGATTATGGTTCGAAATGGGGTAAACTTTGGCCTTCGAAGGCCAAATTCTACGTCACCTTTGTCGGAATATATCCTGCAGACAGAAACACCCCTTAGAacaaaaatccccaaattcacTAAGTTTTCTGGGGATACTACTGAATTAACTATCGAATATGTGGCTAGATACTTAATAGAGGCAGGAGACATTTCGAACAATGAAAACCTTAGGATAAAATATTTCCCAAGTTCTCTCATAAAGAATACCTTCACGTGGTTCACCACATTGCCACAAAATTCGATCCATGCTTGGAATCAGTTAGAGAGAATGTTCCATGAGCAGTTTTACATGGGGCAAACAAAGATAAGTCTGAAGGAATTGTCCACTATTAAACGAAAATTCGTGGATCCAGTTGATGACTATCTAAATAGATTTCGATTACTCAAAGCTAGGTGTTTTACACAA TTAGAACGCTTGAAGGAAGAAAAGGATagagcaaataagaataaaagaGTAGCCTACGTCGAATTCAGTAATGATGACGAATGGTCCTATAATGAGCCTTTAGACTTCAACGAAAATGAGATCGACCTTGCTAAGTTGAAACAAGGGCCACCTTACGCTTGTAAGGTCTTGGCCCCGTCGAATGGAAAGAACGCTATTGAACCAGGAAAGAATGATAAATTTCCTAAGAAAACTTACGCTTTCGAAGTTACAAAATGTGACGAAATATTTGATTTGTTAGTTAAGGATGGTCAAATGATAGTGTCTTTTGGTGCTAAAGTGTCtcctttagaacaaagaaagaaaatagGGTTTTACAAGTACCATAGCTTTTTGGGTCATAAAACatctcaatgttttcttttcagggatcttattTAG